A genome region from Bradyrhizobium sp. WSM1417 includes the following:
- a CDS encoding 4'-phosphopantetheinyl transferase superfamily protein, with amino-acid sequence MADDRIELFVGLIETFDAPDTVDACRRLLSVDERARADRFMFERHQRQYIFAHAMLRLALSHVAPDVAPTDWSFAAGRYGRPFVASPKTSSTLHFSLSHADGCVACVVSGHETVGVDVETVSSRVAPLSTAIRFFAPEEVETLRGLPEPAATERFFDYWTLKEAYLKARGFGLNLPLDAFAMQVSREAIEISFKPDIADDPQGWRFQLISPSPSHRLAIADGSRATGGLPITRNAWPLQEAAE; translated from the coding sequence ATGGCAGACGACAGAATTGAACTGTTTGTCGGACTGATCGAGACTTTTGACGCGCCGGATACGGTTGACGCGTGCCGGCGCCTGCTCTCGGTCGACGAACGGGCACGAGCCGACCGCTTCATGTTCGAGCGACACCAGCGGCAATATATTTTCGCGCACGCGATGTTGCGCCTCGCGCTCTCGCACGTCGCACCTGATGTCGCCCCCACCGACTGGTCATTTGCGGCCGGGCGTTACGGGCGGCCGTTTGTCGCATCGCCCAAGACCTCGAGCACGCTGCATTTCAGCCTGTCGCACGCCGACGGCTGCGTCGCCTGCGTCGTATCGGGGCATGAGACCGTCGGCGTCGACGTCGAGACCGTGTCGAGTCGGGTGGCGCCGCTGTCGACCGCGATTCGGTTCTTCGCGCCGGAAGAGGTCGAAACACTGCGCGGGCTGCCGGAGCCCGCCGCGACCGAGCGCTTCTTCGACTACTGGACGCTGAAGGAAGCTTATCTGAAGGCCAGGGGTTTCGGCCTCAATTTGCCGCTCGACGCCTTCGCGATGCAGGTGTCGCGCGAGGCCATCGAGATCAGCTTCAAGCCCGATATCGCCGACGATCCGCAAGGGTGGCGATTCCAGCTGATCTCGCCCTCGCCCTCGCATCGCCTCGCGATCGCCGACGGCTCCCGCGCCACCGGCGGCCTTCCCATCACCCGCAATGCATGGCCGCTGCAGGAGGCGGCTGAATGA
- a CDS encoding LLM class flavin-dependent oxidoreductase codes for MTPRRLRVFPAISRNRDPKKYVGELMRVAQFADRNGFEGVLLFEGNDVFVEPWAMAQHIIGETTRSSPLIAVNPVYMHPFTAAKFVSSFAQLHGRKVYLNMITGTAVSDLQGLGDEQSHADRYVRLGEFVALMRQLLASPRPATFEGRFYRASNLQLRPRLPPELMPEFLVAGQSEPAQRVAKETGCIKMQMLPPDLDLGLDVSGVNFGIFAREGREEARQAAKARFRDNADDRELLVLTVENSDSVWKRRLYEGQSGELADNGYWLLPFLTFQADCPYLVGSYAEIGAKLKEFAAKGLTTIMLDMVADETEMQHVCKALAASGMF; via the coding sequence ATGACGCCGCGGCGGCTGCGCGTCTTTCCCGCGATTTCGCGCAACCGCGACCCAAAGAAATATGTCGGCGAGCTGATGCGGGTGGCGCAGTTCGCCGACCGCAACGGCTTCGAAGGCGTCCTGCTGTTCGAAGGCAACGACGTGTTCGTCGAGCCCTGGGCGATGGCCCAGCACATCATCGGCGAGACGACCCGATCCTCGCCGCTGATCGCGGTCAATCCGGTCTACATGCACCCGTTCACGGCGGCAAAATTCGTCTCGTCCTTTGCGCAGCTCCACGGCCGCAAGGTCTATCTCAACATGATCACGGGGACGGCGGTCAGCGATTTGCAGGGGCTCGGCGACGAGCAGTCGCATGCCGATCGCTATGTCCGGCTCGGCGAATTCGTTGCGCTGATGCGCCAGCTGCTGGCAAGCCCCCGGCCGGCGACTTTCGAGGGCCGGTTCTACCGCGCCAGCAACCTGCAACTGCGGCCGCGCCTGCCGCCGGAGCTGATGCCGGAATTTCTGGTCGCAGGCCAGTCCGAGCCGGCACAGCGCGTTGCCAAGGAGACCGGCTGCATCAAGATGCAGATGTTGCCGCCCGATCTCGACCTCGGCCTCGATGTATCAGGCGTGAATTTTGGAATTTTCGCCCGCGAGGGACGCGAGGAGGCACGGCAAGCGGCAAAGGCGCGTTTCCGCGATAATGCCGACGATCGCGAGCTGCTCGTGCTCACGGTGGAGAACAGCGATTCCGTGTGGAAACGGCGCCTCTACGAGGGCCAGAGCGGCGAACTCGCGGACAATGGCTATTGGCTGCTGCCGTTCCTGACCTTCCAGGCCGACTGCCCCTACCTCGTCGGCAGCTACGCGGAGATCGGCGCCAAGCTGAAGGAATTTGCCGCGAAGGGGCTGACCACGATCATGCTCGACATGGTCGCGGACGAGACCGAGATGCAGCACGTCTGCAAGGCGCTCGCGGCAAGCGGGATGTTTTGA
- a CDS encoding SMP-30/gluconolactonase/LRE family protein yields MAITSGRNFWCLCSSVVLVLATAPVRAETKLFESVQVTPSGEYTFGIEGPAADLDGNLVVVNFGKPGTIGKLPVGGAASEPFTALPEGSVGNAIRFARDGTMFIADYKKHNIFAIPKGSTEPAIWFHSDEMNQPNDITIARDGTIYASDPNWKGREGHIWRIARGADGTVQGQLMSAPRAMGTTNGIDLSPDDKTLYVGESSSGQIWSYTVGRNELTNPKLVKAFQPDTVDGLRTDMAGRLYVARILKGTITLMKANGAVEREIALRAKEPTNLAFGGRDGKTIFVTQRQGGFIESFRTDQPGREHCLQRGRC; encoded by the coding sequence ATGGCTATTACATCCGGCAGGAATTTCTGGTGCCTGTGCAGTAGCGTTGTTCTCGTCCTTGCGACGGCACCGGTCCGAGCGGAAACGAAACTGTTCGAGAGCGTGCAGGTGACGCCATCAGGCGAATACACGTTCGGCATCGAAGGCCCGGCCGCCGATCTCGACGGCAATCTCGTCGTCGTCAATTTCGGCAAGCCCGGCACCATCGGCAAGCTGCCTGTCGGCGGCGCGGCGTCCGAGCCGTTCACGGCGCTGCCCGAGGGCAGCGTCGGCAATGCCATCCGCTTCGCGCGCGACGGCACCATGTTCATCGCCGACTACAAGAAGCACAACATCTTCGCGATCCCGAAGGGATCGACCGAGCCCGCCATCTGGTTTCACTCCGACGAGATGAACCAGCCCAACGACATCACCATCGCCCGCGACGGCACGATCTACGCGAGCGATCCGAACTGGAAAGGTCGCGAAGGCCACATCTGGCGCATCGCGAGGGGAGCGGACGGAACGGTGCAGGGACAGCTCATGTCGGCGCCGCGCGCGATGGGCACGACAAACGGCATCGATCTCAGCCCTGATGACAAGACGCTCTATGTCGGGGAATCCAGCAGCGGCCAGATCTGGTCCTACACGGTCGGCCGCAACGAGCTCACCAATCCAAAACTCGTCAAGGCGTTTCAGCCCGACACCGTCGACGGCCTGCGCACCGACATGGCCGGCCGCCTCTATGTCGCGCGCATCCTCAAGGGCACGATCACGTTGATGAAGGCCAATGGCGCGGTCGAGCGGGAGATCGCGCTGAGGGCGAAGGAGCCGACCAATCTTGCCTTCGGCGGCCGCGACGGCAAGACGATCTTCGTCACCCAGCGTCAGGGCGGCTTCATCGAGTCGTTCCGCACCGACCAGCCGGGCCGCGAGCACTGCCTTCAGCGCGGGCGCTGCTGA
- a CDS encoding histone deacetylase family protein has product MKAVHTELHRSHDPQFFLVRGVVKRTTEQPERADRLLKGLKDGKHQLVEPTTFGQGPRARIHSPEYLSFLSEAWEAWTALGDSGPEMIGNIHPVRHAATYPTHIVGKLGWHTADTAAPIGPGTWAAACAATDVAVTAAQMVMDGEDATYALCRPPGHHAYRDMAGGFCFLNNSAIAAAHLRQKHERVVILDVDVHHGNGTQGIFYARPDVYTVSIHADPVAYYPYVWGYAHERGEGPGLGANLNIPLAIGTGDDGYIQAMDVARKAIESFAPGALVIALGLDASEHDPLKGLAVTTPGFRRIGQAIAKMGLPTVFVQEGGYLSDILGANLTSVLAGFEQAR; this is encoded by the coding sequence GTGAAAGCCGTCCATACCGAACTGCATCGCAGCCACGATCCGCAATTCTTCCTGGTTCGCGGTGTGGTCAAGCGTACCACCGAGCAGCCCGAACGTGCCGACCGCCTGCTCAAAGGGCTCAAGGACGGTAAGCATCAACTGGTCGAGCCAACCACATTCGGGCAGGGGCCGCGTGCACGCATCCACAGTCCGGAATATCTGTCGTTCCTGAGCGAAGCCTGGGAGGCCTGGACCGCGCTCGGCGATTCCGGTCCGGAGATGATCGGCAATATCCATCCGGTGCGCCATGCCGCGACCTATCCCACCCATATCGTCGGCAAGCTCGGCTGGCACACCGCCGACACCGCGGCGCCGATCGGCCCCGGCACCTGGGCCGCGGCCTGCGCCGCGACCGACGTCGCGGTCACCGCGGCACAGATGGTGATGGACGGCGAGGACGCGACCTATGCGCTCTGCCGCCCGCCCGGGCATCACGCCTATCGCGACATGGCCGGCGGCTTCTGCTTCCTCAACAACAGCGCGATCGCGGCTGCGCATCTGCGGCAGAAGCACGAGCGTGTCGTGATCCTCGACGTCGACGTCCATCACGGCAATGGCACGCAAGGCATCTTTTACGCGCGGCCGGATGTCTACACGGTCTCGATCCATGCCGATCCCGTCGCGTATTATCCTTACGTGTGGGGCTACGCGCATGAGCGCGGCGAAGGTCCCGGCCTCGGCGCCAACCTCAACATCCCTCTGGCGATCGGCACCGGCGATGACGGCTACATTCAGGCGATGGACGTCGCACGCAAGGCGATCGAATCCTTTGCGCCCGGCGCCCTCGTCATCGCGCTCGGCCTCGACGCCTCCGAGCACGACCCGCTCAAGGGGCTCGCCGTCACCACGCCCGGCTTCCGCCGCATCGGACAGGCCATCGCGAAGATGGGCTTGCCGACCGTGTTCGTGCAGGAGGGCGGCTATCTCTCGGACATCCTCGGCGCGAACCTGACCTCGGTGCTAGCCGGATTCGAACAGGCGCGGTGA
- a CDS encoding sorbosone dehydrogenase family protein: MNHLTFWRESRSLRACAGALVVLLSLASAGSSEPVRKSGYAVGTETCGNADLAFPKIQLDMKAGFCAGLVASEEDRLKFPRAIVQVPGRDLFVVADMAGWGHTDGRLLLLDPRAPQGQRFKELLTAIEYPFGLVIGPDKKLYASSAETIFRFDPLADNPRDTVEIIVRHMPGRRITLPDGTRVDESAHPLKQFVFDKNGRLFVNIGSHSDDCITPAPVTKPCAAAEGASAMASIWLFTPPAGGIFPALKPGEPDPPHGVYARGLRNSMALALHPSFPDAGYAFLQAENGRDLPDIFKPNEEINAIEQGRHYGWPYCYDLSTPSPEFRIVLQSGVYKSLCTANALYKAPFSLLPPHGAPLAMLYYHGAKFPELEGKLLVGLHGYRPTGSRVIVYDVDDHGFPKPAPAPVRYHVSCAADPTHSFQTEGGDVDAAPFEELIAGWHRVNGARPQGAPVGMTVAEDGAIWLVEDKNQTVIRIDRAAGEAPPPLLCDMRSQALIDQLAAFVARDAQNSVRLTNLRKGLVEKHCVGCHSDFGLKPGQSDAQKDAAMLRFMLSQDGWIYPGDLDSGKLRTRLRGFGAEKLMPPGGEGLPKAEPGYTRLLDTADLLVSKMVPGIRMRIKPGPPQRKFFGKTNKECGEIPAAKVVVVTQRNAVDKPSFSRFFRPADPYLNGECSDGDGYYIRQEFLVPVQ; this comes from the coding sequence GTGAACCACCTCACATTCTGGCGTGAAAGCCGAAGCCTGCGCGCATGCGCGGGCGCCTTGGTGGTCCTCCTGAGCCTCGCCTCGGCAGGCTCATCAGAACCGGTCCGCAAGAGTGGCTATGCGGTCGGCACGGAGACCTGCGGCAACGCCGATCTGGCTTTTCCAAAAATCCAGCTCGACATGAAAGCGGGATTTTGCGCCGGCCTCGTCGCCAGCGAGGAGGATCGGCTGAAATTCCCGCGCGCGATCGTCCAGGTGCCGGGTCGTGACCTGTTCGTGGTCGCCGACATGGCGGGCTGGGGCCATACCGATGGCCGGCTGCTGTTGCTCGACCCGCGCGCGCCCCAGGGACAGCGGTTCAAGGAGCTGCTGACAGCAATCGAATATCCGTTCGGTCTCGTGATCGGCCCGGACAAGAAGCTCTATGCCTCGAGCGCGGAGACGATCTTCCGGTTCGATCCGCTCGCCGACAATCCGCGCGACACGGTCGAGATCATCGTCCGTCACATGCCGGGCCGCCGGATCACATTGCCCGACGGCACCAGGGTCGACGAGAGCGCGCATCCACTCAAGCAGTTTGTCTTTGATAAGAACGGCCGGCTGTTCGTCAACATCGGCTCGCACAGCGACGACTGCATCACGCCGGCGCCGGTCACGAAACCTTGCGCGGCGGCCGAGGGCGCTTCGGCGATGGCATCGATCTGGCTGTTCACGCCGCCCGCGGGCGGTATCTTTCCGGCGTTGAAGCCTGGCGAACCCGACCCGCCGCACGGTGTCTATGCGCGCGGCCTGCGCAACTCGATGGCGCTGGCGCTGCATCCGAGCTTTCCCGATGCGGGCTATGCCTTCCTGCAAGCCGAGAACGGCCGTGACCTGCCCGACATTTTCAAGCCGAACGAGGAGATCAATGCGATCGAGCAGGGCAGGCACTACGGCTGGCCCTATTGCTACGATTTGTCGACGCCGAGCCCCGAATTCAGGATCGTATTGCAGTCGGGGGTCTACAAATCGCTGTGCACCGCCAACGCTCTCTACAAGGCGCCGTTCTCGCTGCTGCCGCCGCACGGCGCGCCGCTCGCGATGCTCTATTATCACGGCGCGAAATTTCCGGAGCTCGAGGGCAAGCTGCTGGTCGGCCTGCACGGCTATCGCCCGACAGGCAGTCGTGTCATCGTCTATGACGTCGACGACCACGGCTTCCCGAAGCCCGCCCCGGCGCCGGTACGCTATCATGTCAGCTGCGCGGCCGATCCGACCCACAGCTTCCAGACCGAGGGTGGCGATGTCGACGCCGCGCCGTTCGAGGAGCTGATCGCAGGCTGGCACCGCGTCAACGGCGCACGGCCGCAAGGTGCGCCGGTCGGGATGACGGTCGCCGAGGACGGCGCCATCTGGCTGGTCGAGGACAAGAACCAGACCGTGATCCGGATCGACCGCGCCGCGGGCGAGGCGCCGCCGCCCTTGCTCTGCGACATGCGGAGCCAGGCGCTGATCGATCAACTGGCGGCCTTCGTTGCCAGGGACGCGCAGAACAGCGTCCGGCTCACCAATTTGCGCAAGGGCCTCGTCGAAAAGCACTGCGTCGGCTGTCACTCGGATTTCGGCCTGAAGCCGGGCCAATCTGACGCACAGAAGGACGCGGCGATGCTTCGCTTCATGCTGTCGCAGGATGGCTGGATCTATCCTGGTGATCTCGACTCCGGCAAATTGCGCACGCGGCTTCGCGGGTTCGGCGCGGAGAAGCTGATGCCGCCGGGTGGCGAGGGCCTGCCGAAGGCCGAGCCTGGTTACACGCGCCTGCTCGACACGGCGGATCTGCTGGTATCAAAAATGGTTCCAGGCATCCGGATGCGGATCAAGCCCGGCCCGCCGCAGCGCAAGTTTTTTGGGAAAACCAACAAGGAATGCGGCGAAATACCGGCCGCCAAGGTCGTCGTCGTGACACAAAGGAACGCTGTAGACAAACCCAGCTTCAGCCGCTTCTTCCGGCCGGCCGATCCCTATCTGAATGGCGAGTGCAGCGACGGCGATGGCTATTACATCCGGCAGGAATTTCTGGTGCCTGTGCAGTAG